One window from the genome of Haladaptatus paucihalophilus DX253 encodes:
- a CDS encoding RuvC family protein, translating into MTIVVATEDFEVYHDVVGELRDRGVRFTTVEPDGELPDGARIVIRGADDDIATDLPVVVADPNRPRKAVEEALGLLRGENGRTVIGIDPGTRPGIAVLSGDMVVASFHVPIADAADVVREEAKDAIDPVVRIGDGARLQGSQLIRELEDVRVELVDETGTTPYLGTGARGMGDVLAAVNIARLEGEIVEEREIEPTAGELGVIKRRSRERSADNREIDEELARRVAAGELTIEEALAKHREE; encoded by the coding sequence GTGACAATCGTCGTTGCGACCGAGGACTTCGAAGTGTACCACGACGTGGTGGGCGAACTCCGCGACAGGGGCGTCCGGTTCACGACGGTCGAACCGGACGGCGAACTCCCCGACGGCGCTCGAATCGTCATTCGCGGTGCGGACGACGACATCGCCACCGACCTACCCGTGGTCGTCGCCGACCCGAACCGTCCCCGAAAAGCGGTCGAGGAAGCGTTGGGGCTGCTCCGCGGCGAGAACGGCCGCACCGTCATCGGCATCGACCCCGGAACGCGACCCGGAATCGCCGTGCTCTCGGGCGACATGGTGGTCGCGTCGTTCCACGTCCCCATCGCTGACGCCGCGGACGTGGTTCGGGAGGAGGCGAAGGACGCCATCGACCCCGTGGTTCGAATCGGCGACGGCGCGCGACTTCAGGGGTCGCAACTCATCCGCGAACTCGAAGACGTGCGGGTCGAACTCGTGGACGAAACCGGGACGACGCCGTACCTCGGCACCGGCGCCCGCGGCATGGGCGACGTGCTCGCGGCGGTCAACATCGCACGGTTGGAGGGCGAAATCGTGGAGGAGCGCGAAATCGAACCGACGGCGGGCGAACTCGGCGTCATCAAACGCCGGTCGCGCGAACGGTCGGCCGACAACCGCGAAATCGACGAGGAACTCGCCCGGCGGGTCGCCGCCGGGGAGTTGACCATCGAGGAGGCGCTGGCGAAACACCGCGAGGAATGA
- the larC gene encoding nickel pincer cofactor biosynthesis protein LarC, protein MRTLAFDGRMGASGDMILGALLDAGANRDALEPVEDALDVEYEVETVVKNGISATSVAVLLTDGGDESEDGDDNARDDGHDQHHGNGEIHDHGDHHHGDDGDHEHDHDDDDGHHGHDEHTHQHDHNHHHNHQHAEGSGPARTYREVIDVLESMGLDVPIERDAKAVFRILGEAEASVHDTDLDSTHFHEVGTDDAIADIVGASLLFADLDADRIVTTPLATGGGEVGMSHGTFPIPAPAVVEIAAGADWSLSGGPVEAELLTPTGAAILAHFADGVETLPTLNVDGSGYGAGGHDFPDHPNVLRVLAGESSGGLVRDDITVLETNLDDAPPEVLGGLQEILADAGARDVSILPATMKKARPGHVVKVVVKPEDAERVARKLAEETGTLGVRETGVRHRWIAHREFETATLEIDGEELDGGEFDVSVKVARDESGTVYDVSAEFDDALAVATETGLAVGEVMRRAEGTIHENL, encoded by the coding sequence ATGAGAACGCTTGCGTTCGACGGCCGAATGGGGGCCAGCGGCGATATGATTCTCGGAGCGCTGCTCGACGCGGGAGCGAATCGGGACGCGCTGGAACCGGTCGAAGACGCCCTCGACGTGGAGTACGAGGTCGAAACCGTCGTCAAAAACGGGATTTCAGCGACGAGCGTCGCCGTTCTTCTGACCGACGGTGGGGACGAATCGGAAGACGGGGACGACAACGCACGCGACGACGGTCACGACCAGCACCACGGAAACGGGGAGATACACGACCACGGCGACCACCATCACGGGGACGACGGCGACCACGAACACGACCACGATGACGACGACGGCCATCACGGCCACGATGAGCACACACACCAGCACGACCACAACCATCACCACAACCACCAGCATGCCGAGGGTTCCGGTCCGGCCCGGACCTACCGCGAGGTCATCGACGTGCTCGAATCCATGGGTCTCGACGTCCCTATCGAACGCGACGCCAAAGCCGTCTTTCGAATTCTCGGCGAGGCGGAGGCGAGCGTCCACGACACCGACCTCGATTCGACCCACTTCCACGAGGTCGGGACCGACGACGCGATCGCGGATATCGTCGGCGCGTCCCTGCTGTTCGCCGACCTCGACGCCGACCGAATCGTGACGACGCCCCTGGCGACCGGCGGCGGCGAAGTCGGCATGAGCCACGGAACGTTCCCGATACCCGCACCGGCGGTCGTGGAAATCGCGGCGGGTGCGGACTGGTCGCTGTCCGGCGGCCCCGTCGAAGCGGAACTGCTCACGCCGACCGGTGCCGCGATTTTGGCCCACTTCGCCGATGGCGTCGAAACGCTTCCGACGCTGAACGTCGACGGCTCTGGATACGGCGCTGGCGGCCACGATTTCCCCGACCATCCGAACGTGTTGCGCGTCCTCGCCGGTGAGTCGAGCGGTGGTCTCGTGCGCGACGACATCACCGTCCTCGAAACCAATCTGGACGACGCCCCGCCGGAGGTGCTTGGCGGGCTTCAAGAAATCCTCGCGGACGCAGGCGCACGCGATGTCTCGATTCTCCCCGCGACGATGAAGAAGGCCCGACCGGGGCACGTCGTGAAGGTCGTCGTCAAACCCGAGGACGCAGAACGGGTCGCCCGGAAACTCGCCGAGGAGACCGGGACGCTGGGCGTCCGCGAGACGGGTGTCCGCCACCGCTGGATTGCCCACCGGGAGTTCGAGACGGCGACGCTGGAAATAGACGGAGAGGAGTTAGACGGAGGGGAATTCGACGTGTCGGTCAAAGTCGCCCGCGACGAGTCCGGGACGGTCTACGACGTGAGCGCGGAGTTCGACGACGCGCTGGCCGTGGCGACGGAAACCGGACTCGCGGTTGGTGAGGTTATGCGGCGGGCGGAAGGGACGATTCACGAAAACCTATAA
- a CDS encoding CDC48 family AAA ATPase, giving the protein MNEVQLEVAKAYPNDSGRGIARLDPDTLLHLKLSPGDIIEIEGGDTTAAKVWRADRQDWNTDTVRIDGFTRQNADVGIGERVEIRKAEADKADKLVLAPPEEASVQFGSDAAGMVKRQILKRPVVERDIVPVMSSTNHPFMRSPGQAIPLIAVETDPQGVCLITEDTEVELREEPISGFEKTGGGITYEDIGGLQNEIQRVREMVELPMKHPQIFQKLGIEPPQGVLLHGPPGTGKTLLAKAVANETSASFFSIAGPEIISKYYGESEQQLREIFEDAAEESPSIIFIDELDSIAPKREDVTGEVERRVVAQLLTMMDGLEARGQVIVIAATNRVDSVDPALRRPGRFDREIEIGVPDEEGRTEILQIHTRGMPLSDDVNLPGLSNDTHGFVGADIESLTKEAAMKALRRYLPEIDLDEESIPPSLIDRMIVKREDFRGALNEVEPSAMREVLVELPKVSWDDVGGLEDAKSQVKESVEWPLSSPEKFERMGIEPPSGVLLYGPPGTGKTLMAKAVANETNANFISVRGPQLLSKWVGESEKAIRQTFRKARQVSPTVIFFDELDSLAPGRGQEVGSNVSERVVNQLLTELDGLEDKGDVMVIGATNRPDMIDPALIRSGRFDRLVMIGQPDEEGREQILKIHTEDSPLAPDVSLRELAEMTDGYVGSDLESIAREAAIEALREDDDAEEVEMRHFRAAMESVRATVTEDLLDYYADMEQEFKGGSSGPQRQTGGRIGFQ; this is encoded by the coding sequence ATGAACGAAGTGCAACTGGAGGTGGCGAAGGCGTATCCGAACGATTCGGGACGCGGCATCGCCCGTCTCGACCCGGATACGCTCTTGCATCTGAAGCTGAGCCCCGGAGATATAATCGAGATAGAAGGAGGCGATACGACCGCCGCGAAAGTCTGGCGTGCCGACCGGCAGGACTGGAACACCGATACGGTACGTATCGACGGGTTCACCCGCCAAAACGCCGACGTCGGTATCGGCGAACGCGTCGAAATCCGCAAAGCGGAGGCCGACAAGGCCGACAAACTGGTCCTCGCACCGCCGGAAGAAGCGAGCGTCCAGTTCGGCAGCGACGCCGCCGGAATGGTCAAGCGACAGATCCTGAAGCGGCCGGTCGTCGAGCGCGACATCGTGCCCGTCATGTCGAGCACGAACCACCCGTTCATGCGGTCGCCGGGACAGGCAATCCCGCTCATCGCGGTCGAAACCGACCCGCAGGGCGTCTGTCTCATTACCGAGGACACGGAAGTCGAGTTGCGCGAAGAGCCGATTTCCGGCTTCGAGAAGACCGGCGGCGGCATCACCTACGAGGACATCGGCGGCCTCCAGAACGAAATCCAACGCGTGCGGGAGATGGTCGAACTCCCGATGAAGCACCCGCAGATATTCCAGAAGCTCGGCATCGAGCCGCCACAGGGTGTTCTCCTGCACGGCCCGCCGGGGACCGGGAAGACGCTGTTGGCGAAAGCGGTCGCCAACGAAACCAGCGCGAGTTTCTTCTCCATCGCTGGTCCGGAAATCATCTCGAAATACTACGGGGAATCCGAACAGCAACTCCGTGAAATCTTCGAGGACGCCGCCGAGGAGTCTCCCTCCATCATCTTCATCGACGAACTCGACTCCATCGCGCCGAAACGCGAGGACGTGACCGGCGAAGTCGAACGCCGCGTCGTCGCCCAGTTGTTGACGATGATGGACGGCCTCGAAGCGCGCGGACAGGTCATCGTCATCGCCGCGACGAACCGCGTCGATTCGGTGGACCCGGCGCTCCGCCGCCCCGGCCGCTTCGACCGCGAAATCGAAATCGGCGTGCCGGACGAAGAAGGCCGCACGGAAATTCTGCAGATACACACGCGCGGGATGCCGCTCTCGGACGACGTGAACCTCCCCGGCCTGTCGAACGACACGCACGGCTTCGTCGGAGCCGACATCGAGAGCCTGACGAAGGAAGCCGCGATGAAGGCGCTCCGGCGCTACCTGCCGGAAATCGACCTCGACGAGGAGTCCATCCCGCCGTCGCTAATCGACCGGATGATCGTCAAGCGCGAGGACTTCCGCGGCGCGCTGAACGAGGTCGAACCCTCGGCGATGCGCGAGGTGCTGGTCGAACTCCCGAAGGTGTCGTGGGACGACGTGGGCGGCCTCGAAGACGCCAAGAGTCAAGTCAAAGAGAGCGTCGAATGGCCGCTCTCCTCGCCCGAGAAGTTCGAGCGCATGGGCATCGAACCGCCGTCCGGCGTCCTGCTCTACGGGCCGCCCGGAACCGGGAAGACGCTCATGGCGAAGGCGGTCGCCAACGAGACGAACGCCAACTTCATCAGCGTGCGCGGCCCACAACTGCTGTCGAAGTGGGTCGGCGAGTCGGAGAAGGCCATCCGGCAGACGTTCCGCAAGGCGCGGCAGGTCAGCCCGACGGTCATCTTCTTCGACGAACTCGACAGCCTCGCCCCCGGTCGGGGACAGGAAGTCGGGAGCAACGTCTCGGAGCGCGTCGTCAACCAGCTCCTCACCGAACTCGACGGGTTGGAGGACAAGGGCGACGTGATGGTCATCGGCGCGACCAACCGCCCGGACATGATCGACCCGGCGCTCATCCGCTCCGGTCGCTTCGACCGCCTCGTCATGATCGGCCAACCCGACGAGGAGGGCCGCGAGCAGATCCTCAAGATTCACACCGAGGACAGCCCGCTCGCGCCCGACGTGAGCCTCCGCGAACTCGCGGAGATGACCGACGGCTACGTCGGCAGCGACTTGGAATCCATCGCCCGCGAGGCCGCAATCGAGGCCCTGCGCGAGGACGACGACGCGGAGGAAGTCGAGATGCGACACTTCCGCGCCGCGATGGAGAGCGTCCGCGCCACCGTCACGGAAGACCTCCTCGACTACTACGCCGACATGGAACAGGAGTTCAAGGGCGGTTCGTCCGGCCCACAGCGCCAGACCGGCGGCCGCATCGGTTTCCAATAG
- the phoU gene encoding phosphate signaling complex protein PhoU: protein MPREDYQTQLEDLRENVLYMSEVVMERLRLGLNALEQKDRELAHEVIEGDDEVNELYLSLEKDCIDLFALQQPVATDLRMIAASFKIITDLERIADLAVNLGEYTLEADHDVFPEVDIQELGTLTLDMLEVTMDAYAEENSEDCYAVADRDEDLDNLCERASALVVRDLIETELEENTEAEIERLLQDVSRLLLTIRDLERIGDHAVNIAARTFYMVENDDELIY from the coding sequence ATGCCACGAGAAGACTATCAGACGCAACTCGAAGACCTTCGAGAGAACGTCCTCTACATGAGCGAGGTCGTGATGGAACGCCTCCGGCTCGGTCTCAACGCCCTGGAGCAGAAGGACCGCGAACTCGCCCACGAAGTCATCGAGGGCGACGACGAGGTGAACGAACTCTACCTCTCGCTCGAAAAGGACTGTATCGACCTGTTCGCGCTCCAGCAACCGGTCGCAACCGACCTCCGAATGATCGCGGCGTCGTTCAAGATCATCACCGACCTCGAACGCATCGCCGACCTCGCCGTCAACCTCGGCGAGTACACGCTCGAAGCGGACCACGACGTGTTCCCCGAGGTCGATATTCAGGAGCTGGGCACCCTCACGCTCGACATGCTCGAAGTCACGATGGACGCCTACGCCGAGGAGAATTCCGAGGACTGCTACGCCGTCGCCGACCGCGACGAGGACCTGGACAACCTCTGTGAGCGTGCCAGCGCCCTCGTCGTCCGCGACCTCATCGAGACCGAACTCGAAGAGAACACGGAAGCGGAAATCGAGCGACTGCTGCAGGACGTTTCGCGCCTCCTCCTCACCATCCGCGACCTCGAACGCATCGGCGACCACGCCGTCAACATCGCCGCCCGCACGTTCTACATGGTCGAGAACGACGACGAGCTAATATACTAG
- the pstB gene encoding phosphate ABC transporter ATP-binding protein PstB codes for MSETIKEMDSEQNSSGSQTTKGETEERIRADWVEYDFDGQPALSVEDLDVYYGDEQAIQSVSMDIPEKSVTALIGPSGCGKSTFLRCLNRMNDRIKAARVDGNIEFHGQNIYDDDVNLVELRKRIGMVFQQPNPFPKSIRDNIAYGPRKHGELDTGLLARLLGRDDSEEEEELVERCLKQAAIWDEVNDRLDDNALGLSGGQQQRLCIARCLSVEPEVILMDEPASALDPIATSKIEDLIQDLAEEYTVVIVTHSMQQAARISDQTAVFLTGGELVEYDNTDKIFENPESQRVEDYITGKFG; via the coding sequence ATGAGCGAGACAATCAAGGAGATGGATTCAGAGCAGAACAGTTCCGGGTCGCAAACGACCAAGGGCGAAACCGAGGAGCGGATTCGCGCCGATTGGGTCGAGTACGACTTCGACGGACAGCCAGCGTTGTCGGTGGAAGACTTGGACGTCTACTACGGCGACGAGCAGGCGATTCAGTCCGTTTCGATGGACATCCCCGAAAAGAGCGTGACCGCCCTCATCGGGCCGTCCGGGTGCGGTAAATCCACGTTCCTCCGGTGTCTCAACCGGATGAACGACCGCATCAAGGCCGCCCGAGTCGACGGAAACATCGAGTTCCACGGGCAGAACATCTACGACGACGACGTGAACCTCGTCGAACTCCGCAAGCGAATCGGGATGGTGTTCCAGCAACCGAACCCGTTCCCGAAGTCCATCCGGGACAACATCGCCTACGGGCCGCGAAAGCACGGCGAACTCGACACTGGCCTGCTCGCCCGATTGCTCGGGCGCGACGACAGCGAGGAGGAAGAAGAACTCGTCGAGCGCTGTCTGAAACAGGCCGCGATTTGGGACGAGGTGAACGACCGCCTCGACGACAACGCGCTCGGTCTCTCCGGCGGTCAACAACAGCGCCTCTGTATCGCCCGCTGTCTGTCGGTCGAACCGGAAGTCATCCTGATGGACGAACCGGCGAGCGCGCTCGACCCCATCGCCACCTCGAAGATCGAGGACTTGATTCAGGACCTCGCCGAGGAGTACACCGTCGTCATCGTCACCCACAGCATGCAGCAGGCGGCCCGCATCTCCGACCAGACCGCGGTGTTCCTCACGGGTGGCGAACTCGTCGAGTACGACAACACGGACAAAATCTTCGAGAACCCCGAGAGTCAACGCGTCGAAGATTACATTACGGGGAAGTTCGGATAA
- the pstA gene encoding phosphate ABC transporter permease PstA produces the protein MSEAYSQDSEIVTETGVLGQLATVPFVLALGMILLGGALLFQWVSLTTTVAGVSVATVFGGLHVVIALSLFALGALSWQGSVDTTPSPSVSSVVAFIDGSIAAVISGLVVSQTFGLGWFAWIPAALVAGVAVFVGTLLLREDIGVTVPVGIFELVFGLVVLTGVIGSGWSWTPEGFSATFPGFIAIAILGLFGGLLTAWSSAAAYRGFGARGREFGAYVLISINTAILLFILARIILFIVQKGLDPMLKGATLWPPAIPFITNGNGLQYDINGIFPAVVGTIWLVIGAICFAVPLGVGAAVYLTEYAEQGRFTSIVEIATNGLWSTPSIIFGLFGYAFLVPRLGNTPSLLAGQVVLGAMLLPLVLITSRESLQNVPDEYRDASAALGVNQWETIKSVVLPAAIPGVLTGVILGVGRIAGETAPILLILVQDPFPSEAPKVLSSFTLQATPPFVVNDALLQPASALPYQLFAVITAGVSAPESVGWATALVLLIVVMSFYVVGIAMRIYFRRKLQQ, from the coding sequence ATGAGCGAAGCGTACTCACAGGACAGTGAAATCGTCACCGAGACCGGTGTTCTCGGGCAACTTGCAACCGTACCGTTCGTGCTCGCACTCGGCATGATTCTGCTGGGAGGGGCGCTCCTCTTCCAGTGGGTGTCATTGACCACGACGGTGGCGGGAGTCAGCGTGGCGACCGTCTTCGGCGGTCTTCACGTCGTCATCGCGTTGTCGTTGTTCGCCCTCGGCGCTCTCTCGTGGCAAGGGTCGGTCGATACGACGCCGAGTCCGAGCGTCAGTAGCGTCGTCGCGTTCATCGATGGCTCGATTGCGGCCGTCATCTCCGGTCTGGTCGTTTCCCAGACGTTCGGACTGGGATGGTTCGCGTGGATTCCCGCCGCACTCGTCGCCGGTGTCGCCGTCTTCGTCGGAACCCTGCTTCTCCGCGAGGACATCGGCGTCACGGTTCCGGTCGGTATCTTCGAACTCGTCTTCGGCCTCGTCGTGTTGACCGGCGTCATCGGCTCGGGATGGTCGTGGACGCCCGAGGGCTTCTCGGCGACGTTTCCGGGATTCATCGCCATCGCAATACTCGGCCTGTTCGGCGGGCTGTTGACCGCGTGGTCTTCGGCAGCCGCCTACCGCGGCTTCGGTGCCCGCGGCCGCGAGTTCGGCGCGTACGTGCTCATCAGCATCAACACCGCCATTCTCCTGTTCATCCTCGCGCGAATCATCCTGTTCATCGTCCAGAAGGGACTCGACCCGATGCTGAAAGGGGCCACCCTATGGCCGCCGGCGATTCCGTTCATCACGAACGGAAATGGGTTGCAGTACGACATCAACGGCATCTTCCCCGCCGTCGTCGGGACCATCTGGCTCGTCATCGGTGCGATTTGCTTCGCCGTCCCGCTTGGAGTCGGTGCGGCGGTGTACCTGACCGAGTACGCGGAACAGGGCCGATTCACGTCGATAGTCGAAATCGCAACGAACGGTCTGTGGAGCACGCCGAGCATCATCTTCGGCCTGTTCGGGTACGCGTTCCTCGTCCCTCGACTCGGAAATACACCGTCGCTGCTGGCTGGGCAGGTCGTTTTGGGCGCGATGCTCCTCCCGCTGGTGCTCATCACCAGCCGGGAGTCGCTGCAGAACGTCCCCGACGAGTACCGGGATGCGAGCGCCGCGCTCGGGGTGAACCAGTGGGAAACCATCAAGAGCGTCGTCCTTCCGGCGGCGATACCGGGCGTCCTCACGGGCGTCATCCTCGGCGTCGGTCGAATTGCCGGGGAGACGGCACCTATCTTGCTTATCCTCGTGCAGGACCCGTTCCCGTCGGAAGCGCCGAAGGTTCTATCGTCGTTCACGCTGCAGGCGACGCCACCGTTCGTCGTCAACGACGCGCTGTTGCAACCCGCGAGCGCGCTTCCGTATCAACTGTTTGCAGTCATCACGGCGGGTGTCTCCGCGCCCGAATCGGTCGGATGGGCGACGGCACTCGTCCTGCTCATCGTGGTGATGTCGTTCTACGTGGTTGGCATTGCGATGCGCATCTACTTCAGGAGGAAACTTCAACAATGA
- the pstC gene encoding phosphate ABC transporter permease subunit PstC, translated as MVDAPSFSAVRRSVDELETPAQIAAAVGALSLVAAFTAFIAAPTYVAFPLAAFIAVVVYGWVTYQAETARALSLLTTVSTVIILGLITAYLFIQSVPVVRKMGLSIVTDTVWRTSTNRYGLLTMMWGTLVTTIIATLVSAPLGIAGAIFISELASDMVREVTKPAIELLAGIPSIVYGFIGFMVLNPYLSNELLLPTSGSLFLVGVMIGFMALPTVVSVAEDSLTAVPNSMKSGSVGLGATDWQTTKSVTLPAAISGISAAVILGVGRAVGETMAATVILGNVTRLPDPLYDVFGNTITLTSAIASQSGVAIGRPTQLSALFAAGVVLFVIVLTLSIVSQAIERRMARKLGGEQ; from the coding sequence ATGGTTGACGCACCCAGTTTTTCGGCGGTTCGACGCTCGGTCGATGAACTTGAGACACCGGCCCAAATCGCGGCCGCCGTGGGTGCGCTATCGCTCGTTGCCGCGTTTACCGCGTTCATCGCGGCACCGACGTACGTGGCCTTCCCGCTCGCGGCGTTCATCGCCGTCGTCGTGTACGGATGGGTCACGTATCAGGCGGAAACGGCCCGAGCGCTGTCGCTGCTGACGACTGTTTCGACGGTTATCATCCTGGGCCTCATCACCGCCTATCTGTTCATCCAATCCGTTCCGGTCGTCCGGAAGATGGGACTCTCCATCGTTACCGACACCGTCTGGCGGACGTCCACGAACCGGTACGGACTCCTGACGATGATGTGGGGGACGCTCGTGACGACCATCATAGCGACGCTCGTCTCCGCACCGCTCGGTATCGCGGGCGCAATCTTCATCAGCGAACTCGCGTCCGACATGGTTCGGGAAGTGACGAAACCGGCTATCGAACTGCTCGCCGGTATCCCGTCCATCGTGTACGGATTCATCGGCTTCATGGTCCTCAACCCGTACCTGTCGAACGAACTCTTGTTGCCGACCAGCGGAAGCCTGTTCTTGGTCGGAGTCATGATCGGATTCATGGCGCTCCCGACGGTCGTGTCCGTCGCGGAGGACTCGCTGACCGCCGTCCCCAACTCGATGAAGAGCGGGTCGGTCGGCCTCGGCGCGACTGACTGGCAAACGACGAAGAGCGTCACGCTTCCGGCCGCCATATCGGGAATTTCGGCGGCCGTCATCCTCGGCGTCGGTCGTGCCGTCGGCGAGACGATGGCCGCAACCGTCATTCTCGGGAACGTGACTCGACTTCCCGACCCGCTGTACGACGTGTTCGGGAACACCATTACGCTCACGTCCGCCATCGCCAGCCAATCCGGCGTGGCAATCGGGCGACCGACCCAACTCAGCGCGCTGTTCGCCGCCGGTGTCGTGTTGTTCGTCATCGTCCTGACGCTCAGTATCGTGTCACAGGCCATCGAACGCCGCATGGCGCGGAAACTGGGAGGTGAACAATGA
- a CDS encoding PstS family phosphate ABC transporter substrate-binding protein, with protein MSGKSSSGVSRRKFLVAAGTSSALALAGCTDNGSSGETTDGDGGNNDDTGNNGGNDSSGALTAGGSSTVYPITNKAASVWGYNPPADDKEYWPQEKYGISTDKNLADYWASKYGFEAGKDGQPPFNVSIGLSHSGVGLTKLQKGQVDIGDASAPVDAELDASKSELEKFKNHVVGVDAQPIVVSKYLYENGVKKLKADTVRKIYTGKIKKWSEVDGYTGKDMEVQAIGRSVGSGTDTSFRANMLGSGDAKMPGVDIRKGENQEVAKAVGNANNAIAYMALAFVSKDVPAIALNFDGTTYEPGKNLSDKGYPLSRDLHCYTYEGTSKKEAAFLRMILTEFGQGQFVDPAGYATLSDSRRKEELSKLPETTN; from the coding sequence ATGTCAGGTAAGTCGTCAAGCGGCGTTTCGCGGCGGAAATTCCTCGTGGCAGCGGGAACTTCGAGTGCACTCGCGCTCGCTGGATGTACAGACAACGGATCGAGCGGGGAAACCACGGACGGCGACGGTGGGAACAACGATGACACCGGCAACAACGGCGGAAACGACTCGTCCGGGGCCCTCACGGCGGGAGGTTCCTCGACGGTGTACCCCATCACGAACAAGGCGGCGTCCGTCTGGGGCTACAACCCACCGGCGGACGACAAGGAGTACTGGCCGCAGGAGAAGTACGGCATCAGTACCGACAAGAACCTCGCCGACTACTGGGCGAGCAAATACGGCTTCGAGGCGGGCAAAGACGGTCAGCCCCCGTTCAACGTCAGCATCGGTCTGAGCCACTCCGGTGTGGGTCTGACGAAGCTTCAGAAGGGACAGGTCGACATCGGTGACGCCAGCGCGCCGGTCGACGCCGAACTCGACGCTAGCAAGTCCGAACTCGAGAAGTTCAAGAACCACGTCGTCGGCGTGGACGCCCAGCCCATCGTCGTCAGCAAGTATCTCTACGAGAACGGCGTCAAGAAACTGAAAGCCGACACCGTTCGCAAAATCTACACGGGCAAGATCAAGAAGTGGAGCGAAGTCGACGGCTACACCGGTAAGGACATGGAAGTTCAGGCCATCGGCCGCTCCGTCGGTTCGGGGACGGACACGTCGTTCCGCGCGAACATGCTCGGCAGCGGCGACGCCAAGATGCCCGGCGTCGATATCCGTAAAGGCGAGAACCAGGAGGTCGCAAAGGCGGTCGGCAACGCCAACAACGCCATCGCGTACATGGCGCTCGCGTTCGTCTCGAAGGACGTTCCCGCCATCGCGCTCAACTTCGACGGAACGACCTACGAACCCGGCAAGAACCTCTCCGACAAGGGATACCCGCTCTCGCGTGACCTTCACTGCTACACGTACGAGGGGACCTCGAAGAAGGAAGCCGCGTTCCTCCGAATGATCCTCACCGAATTCGGTCAAGGTCAGTTCGTCGACCCGGCCGGGTATGCGACGCTCTCGGACAGCCGACGCAAAGAGGAACTTTCAAAACTCCCTGAGACGACCAACTAA
- a CDS encoding phosphate signaling complex PhoU family protein gives METRKVQVTGGSTYTVSLPKSWATDNGVEAGSVVEFYPESDSLLLTPKNDRGQLEGSIDITNLKDEELRRAVFTMYVSGFDIITLEASRITTEQRRTISAATQSLVGLEVLEETGNKVVIQDLLDSSELSIHNAVTRMRLIALSMLDDAITAIAENDDDIARDVIERDEDVDRLWFVVSRIFRATLRTAKATEELGMSREVCFDYHSSARQLERIADHAAKIGQLTLQLPEVDEDVIESYEALHEDSTAVIDKAMDALLMDDSEKATELANEARESILDIDEHARAIDKLLRKQDPQQAQLLGLVVDSLSRCADYGGNIAETALQKAAPRP, from the coding sequence ATGGAGACGCGCAAAGTTCAGGTGACGGGCGGTTCGACGTACACCGTTTCGCTTCCGAAGTCGTGGGCGACGGATAACGGCGTTGAAGCCGGAAGCGTCGTGGAGTTCTATCCCGAGTCCGACTCGCTGTTGCTCACGCCGAAAAACGACCGCGGACAGCTGGAGGGGTCCATCGACATCACGAACCTGAAGGACGAGGAACTCAGACGCGCGGTGTTCACGATGTACGTGAGCGGGTTCGATATCATCACGTTGGAGGCGAGCCGCATCACGACCGAACAGCGCCGCACCATCAGCGCGGCGACCCAGAGCCTCGTCGGTCTCGAAGTCCTCGAAGAGACCGGGAACAAGGTCGTCATTCAGGACCTGCTCGACTCCTCGGAACTGTCGATTCACAACGCGGTCACGCGCATGCGTCTCATCGCCCTCTCGATGTTGGACGACGCCATCACCGCCATCGCGGAGAACGACGACGACATCGCGCGCGACGTCATCGAGCGCGACGAGGACGTCGACCGACTCTGGTTCGTCGTCTCGCGCATCTTCCGCGCGACGCTCCGCACGGCGAAGGCGACCGAGGAACTCGGTATGTCCCGCGAGGTGTGTTTCGACTACCATTCGAGCGCCCGCCAGCTCGAACGCATCGCCGACCACGCCGCCAAAATCGGCCAGCTCACGCTCCAGTTGCCCGAGGTCGATGAGGACGTCATCGAGAGCTACGAGGCGCTTCACGAGGATTCGACCGCGGTCATCGACAAGGCGATGGACGCGCTGCTCATGGACGACAGCGAGAAAGCCACCGAATTGGCGAACGAGGCGCGCGAGTCCATCCTCGACATCGACGAGCACGCGCGCGCGATAGACAAACTCCTACGAAAACAGGACCCACAGCAGGCCCAACTGCTCGGCCTCGTCGTGGACTCGTTGTCCCGGTGTGCCGACTACGGCGGCAACATCGCCGAGACGGCATTGCAGAAGGCCGCACCGCGACCCTGA